A window from Hydrogenobacter hydrogenophilus encodes these proteins:
- a CDS encoding c-type cytochrome, with product MKFFLLYLLTLINFSFAVSEGKMIFENNCLRCHQEGSKKPLSYLKKEYKGRADAVMVLAKQCPWGRNLSDMEIEIVSKWLAGEEK from the coding sequence ATGAAGTTTTTTCTTTTATACCTTTTGACACTTATAAACTTTTCTTTTGCAGTTTCAGAAGGAAAGATGATCTTTGAGAACAACTGTCTTAGGTGTCACCAAGAAGGTTCAAAAAAACCTCTATCTTACCTGAAGAAAGAATACAAAGGTAGGGCTGATGCGGTTATGGTTCTTGCCAAGCAATGTCCTTGGGGTAGGAATCTGTCGGATATGGAAATAGAAATAGTAAGCAAGTGGTTAGCAGGTGAGGAAAAGTGA
- the serA gene encoding phosphoglycerate dehydrogenase codes for MFRLLITDPISEKGIELLSREPDIQVDNQPDISYDELLQVVEHYDAIITRSRTPVTAELIDRAKNLKVIGRAGVGVDNVDIERASLRGILVVNTPGANTIGATELTINHMLSVMRNAHMAHQSIIDGRWDRKKFMGRELYGKTLGIIGLGNIGSQVAIRAKAFGMKVMAYDPYIPKEKADRLGVKLMDNLHEMLKQIDVLTIHAPLTHETRNMITKKEFELMKDGVVLINCARGGIVNEEDLLWALEVGKLSGVGLDVFSKEPPPIEFVEKLKKFPNVSLSPHIGANTYESQENVAVIVAQQVIKALRGMTVEYVVNAPFPDLSVLTLIKPHLDLAEKMGKFIVQWVEEGIREVHVEVRGDIAQHFHPISSAVLMGILRQVVDFPVNIINASYVAKDRGIKVEEVMSEDVEDFKHYIKVVVRSNGSERIVAGSVLEGYIPRIFRIDNYRVDIEPEGIMLIFENKDVPGVIGKVGSILGKAGVNIAGFRLGREKRGGIALGILNLDDPVPEDVLLELSKLPEVLFVKQVIV; via the coding sequence ATGTTTAGGCTACTCATTACAGACCCCATATCGGAGAAGGGTATTGAACTACTGAGTAGAGAACCAGACATACAGGTGGACAATCAGCCAGACATATCTTACGATGAGTTATTGCAAGTAGTTGAACATTATGATGCCATTATAACAAGAAGTAGAACACCTGTAACAGCAGAGCTTATAGACAGAGCTAAAAATCTCAAAGTTATAGGGAGGGCAGGTGTAGGTGTTGACAATGTGGATATAGAGAGAGCATCTCTTAGAGGTATACTTGTAGTGAACACTCCCGGAGCTAACACCATAGGAGCTACAGAGCTGACCATAAATCACATGCTTAGTGTTATGAGAAATGCTCATATGGCTCATCAATCCATAATTGACGGTAGATGGGACAGGAAAAAGTTTATGGGTAGGGAGCTTTATGGAAAAACCTTAGGTATCATAGGTTTAGGTAATATAGGTTCTCAGGTAGCCATAAGGGCTAAGGCTTTTGGTATGAAAGTTATGGCTTATGACCCTTACATACCCAAAGAGAAGGCAGATAGATTGGGGGTAAAACTTATGGATAATCTTCATGAGATGTTAAAGCAAATAGATGTGCTTACTATACATGCGCCTCTTACGCATGAAACGAGAAACATGATAACAAAAAAAGAATTTGAGCTGATGAAGGACGGTGTTGTGCTTATAAACTGTGCAAGGGGAGGTATTGTCAACGAAGAGGATCTACTTTGGGCTTTGGAAGTGGGAAAGCTTTCCGGTGTAGGGCTTGATGTGTTTTCCAAAGAACCACCTCCCATAGAGTTTGTGGAAAAACTCAAAAAGTTTCCCAATGTGTCTCTTAGCCCTCATATAGGTGCCAACACGTATGAGTCCCAAGAAAATGTGGCGGTTATAGTTGCCCAGCAAGTTATAAAGGCCTTAAGGGGTATGACTGTTGAGTATGTAGTGAATGCACCCTTTCCAGATCTATCGGTTCTAACCCTTATAAAACCTCACCTTGACCTTGCAGAAAAAATGGGTAAGTTTATAGTCCAATGGGTAGAAGAAGGTATAAGGGAAGTGCATGTAGAAGTAAGAGGGGATATAGCACAGCACTTTCATCCCATATCCTCTGCAGTTTTGATGGGTATACTTAGGCAAGTGGTGGACTTTCCGGTAAACATAATAAATGCGAGCTATGTAGCGAAGGACAGGGGCATAAAAGTAGAAGAGGTCATGTCAGAAGATGTAGAGGACTTTAAACATTATATAAAGGTGGTGGTAAGGTCTAACGGTTCTGAAAGAATTGTTGCAGGATCTGTTCTTGAAGGATACATACCCAGAATATTCCGCATAGACAACTATAGAGTAGACATAGAACCAGAGGGAATAATGCTTATCTTTGAAAACAAAGATGTGCCAGGAGTTATAGGTAAGGTAGGTTCTATCTTGGGTAAAGCTGGTGTAAACATAGCGGGATTTAGGCTTGGAAGAGAAAAGAGAGGTGGAATAGCTCTTGGCATACTAAATCTTGACGATCCTGTTCCCGAAGATGTGCTTTTGGAACTTTCAAAGCTTCCAGAGGTACTTTTTGTAAAGCAAGTCATTGTGTGA
- a CDS encoding TIGR00730 family Rossman fold protein, giving the protein MNSEELRLIEELKIKQGDTWRVLKIMSEFVRGFDELAHVGPAITFFGSSRIGEDNPFYKSAYRTAFRLGKMGFCIITGGGPGIMEAANRGAYDAGALSVGLNIEIPKEQVPNKYQTKSLYFDYFFVRKVMLIKYSFAYVIFPGGFGTFDELFEALTLIQTGKSHRFPIILFGSEYWKQLIEFMRHVMVPQGTIEEEDLSLLTLVDDPEQVVDRVLNEAIQQYEYLKEKEPLNPVLEKLEKILNRMGKV; this is encoded by the coding sequence ATGAACAGTGAAGAACTTAGGCTTATAGAAGAGCTTAAGATAAAGCAGGGTGATACTTGGCGCGTTCTGAAGATAATGAGTGAGTTTGTCCGAGGGTTTGACGAACTTGCTCATGTAGGTCCAGCCATAACTTTTTTTGGTAGTTCAAGAATAGGTGAAGATAATCCTTTTTACAAGTCGGCTTACAGAACCGCTTTTAGGCTTGGTAAGATGGGTTTTTGTATAATAACTGGTGGGGGACCTGGTATAATGGAAGCTGCCAACAGGGGAGCTTATGATGCCGGTGCTTTATCGGTAGGGTTGAACATAGAGATTCCCAAAGAACAAGTACCTAACAAATACCAAACTAAGTCCCTTTACTTTGATTATTTCTTTGTAAGAAAAGTTATGCTCATAAAATACTCCTTCGCTTATGTTATCTTTCCAGGTGGCTTTGGTACTTTTGACGAGCTTTTTGAAGCTCTTACGCTTATACAGACCGGAAAAAGCCATCGCTTTCCCATTATCCTTTTCGGAAGCGAATATTGGAAACAGCTTATTGAATTTATGCGTCATGTTATGGTTCCACAAGGTACCATAGAAGAAGAGGATCTGAGCTTGCTTACCCTTGTGGATGATCCAGAACAGGTAGTGGATAGGGTGCTAAATGAAGCAATACAGCAGTATGAATACTTAAAAGAAAAAGAACCTCTCAACCCTGTCTTGGAAAAGTTAGAGAAAATTTTGAACAGAATGGGAAAAGTGTAG
- a CDS encoding YifB family Mg chelatase-like AAA ATPase: protein MFCRIKSGGVLGIDGFEVDVEVDVSQGIPQFNIVGLPDKAINEAKDRVRSALKNIGYSMPTKKITVNLSPSYLKKQGTLYDLPIAIGILQTQGVIKVSEDTVILGELSLDGKINKINGVLPIVLSLKEKGYRRFFVPEGNALEGAIVKGTEVYGFSTLQELVEYLKGEISKSPVEVDVETLLKESQNFDIDLSDVCGQELAKRAIEASCAGYHHLLLIGPPGVGKSMLAKRMITILPPLTFEEAVEITRIYSVAGLLSDPIVKTRPFRSPHHTASDVSLIGGGAVPMPGEISLAHRGILFLDEMTEFSRKTLEVLRQPLEDGYVNITRASAKVRFPAEFLLVGAINPCPCGNYSNPYKACTCTPLQIKNYQSKLSGPILDRIDMKVWVEPVEKEELLNTKKGESSSEVRKRIERAFQIQRERFKGSSTRFNGMMKEKEVEKYCVMDSEAKRLLEYAMDRLHLTGRSYMKVLKVSRTVADLEGEEIIKAHHLSQALQFRVDERLLV, encoded by the coding sequence ATGTTCTGTAGGATAAAGAGTGGTGGGGTGCTGGGGATAGATGGGTTTGAGGTGGATGTGGAGGTGGATGTATCCCAAGGTATCCCACAGTTTAACATAGTGGGACTTCCTGATAAAGCCATTAACGAAGCCAAAGACAGGGTAAGGTCTGCTCTCAAAAACATAGGCTATAGCATGCCTACAAAGAAGATAACGGTAAACTTATCACCGTCTTATTTGAAAAAGCAAGGGACCCTTTACGACCTTCCTATAGCCATAGGCATACTGCAAACACAGGGGGTTATAAAGGTGTCAGAAGATACCGTCATATTGGGTGAGCTGTCTCTTGATGGGAAGATAAACAAGATAAACGGAGTTCTGCCCATAGTGTTATCTTTGAAAGAAAAAGGATATCGCAGGTTTTTTGTGCCAGAAGGCAACGCTCTTGAGGGTGCGATAGTAAAGGGAACAGAAGTTTACGGCTTTAGTACCTTGCAGGAGCTTGTGGAGTATCTGAAAGGTGAAATTTCCAAATCTCCCGTAGAAGTGGATGTAGAGACACTTTTAAAAGAGAGTCAGAATTTTGATATAGACTTGAGCGATGTGTGTGGACAGGAGCTTGCCAAAAGGGCTATAGAGGCGAGTTGCGCGGGCTATCACCATTTGCTTCTTATTGGTCCTCCAGGAGTGGGTAAAAGTATGCTTGCCAAAAGGATGATCACCATATTGCCACCCCTTACCTTTGAAGAAGCTGTTGAGATAACCAGAATTTATAGCGTTGCAGGTTTGCTTTCTGATCCCATCGTAAAAACAAGACCCTTTAGATCCCCACACCATACTGCCTCTGATGTGTCTCTCATAGGTGGAGGAGCTGTTCCTATGCCTGGTGAGATAAGCTTAGCTCACAGAGGTATTCTCTTCCTTGATGAGATGACAGAGTTTAGCAGGAAGACCCTTGAGGTACTAAGACAGCCATTGGAAGATGGATATGTGAACATAACAAGAGCCAGTGCAAAGGTTAGATTTCCAGCTGAGTTTCTTCTGGTAGGTGCTATAAACCCATGTCCATGCGGAAACTACTCAAATCCTTACAAAGCCTGCACCTGCACCCCTTTGCAGATAAAGAACTATCAATCTAAACTTTCTGGACCCATTCTTGATCGCATAGATATGAAGGTTTGGGTAGAGCCTGTGGAAAAGGAAGAGCTTTTAAATACAAAGAAAGGAGAAAGCTCTTCTGAAGTCAGGAAGAGGATAGAGAGAGCCTTCCAAATACAGAGGGAAAGGTTCAAAGGCAGTTCCACACGCTTTAACGGTATGATGAAGGAAAAAGAGGTAGAAAAGTACTGCGTTATGGATAGTGAAGCCAAAAGACTTTTAGAATATGCCATGGACAGACTCCATCTCACCGGTAGGTCTTATATGAAGGTTCTAAAGGTTTCAAGAACTGTAGCTGATCTGGAAGGAGAAGAGATCATAAAGGCACACCACTTATCTCAAGCTTTGCAGTTTAGAGTTGATGAAAGGCTCCTTGTGTAA
- a CDS encoding flavin reductase family protein, whose product MIFLRTHEADPDEVYRFLTRLVVPRPIAWISTVSPEGIKNLAPFSFFNAVCDEPPIVIVSISRRDDGRRKDTTDNILRTGEFVINLVSEELIDKVELTSEEFPPQVDEFMVAGLTPTESFCVKAPSVKEAKAWLECKLFKHEELFSYDLIFGLVLCIRAENLDYEHLKPVGRLSGRYCRLTEINTRAYSG is encoded by the coding sequence ATGATATTTTTACGCACCCACGAAGCAGATCCTGATGAGGTCTACAGATTTCTTACAAGGCTTGTAGTTCCAAGACCCATAGCTTGGATATCTACTGTAAGCCCAGAGGGTATAAAAAACTTAGCACCCTTTAGCTTTTTTAACGCAGTTTGCGACGAACCGCCTATAGTAATCGTATCAATCAGTAGAAGAGACGATGGAAGAAGAAAAGACACAACGGATAACATATTAAGAACGGGTGAATTTGTGATTAATTTAGTGTCTGAAGAGCTAATAGACAAAGTGGAATTAACCTCAGAAGAGTTCCCACCCCAAGTGGACGAGTTTATGGTAGCTGGTCTCACACCCACAGAGTCTTTTTGCGTTAAAGCTCCATCTGTAAAAGAAGCGAAGGCTTGGCTTGAATGCAAGCTTTTCAAACACGAAGAGCTCTTTAGCTACGACCTTATATTTGGTTTAGTCCTGTGTATCAGAGCGGAAAACCTTGACTACGAACACCTAAAACCTGTAGGTAGGCTTTCTGGCAGGTACTGCAGGCTTACTGAGATAAATACAAGGGCTTACTCAGGGTAG
- a CDS encoding alkaline phosphatase family protein — translation MRKGFLFFLTVFFLVFAVSCGGGGGTSYEGQKRNVIIFVWDGLRPDSINPTDLPNLYKLAQEGVFFEDNHSTYPTFTMINASSFATGSFPDKVGFYGNTVWAPGAKGNNSAGQPVDYNQPVFTEDYAILDTLNAYYNNQLLMVATLFQKAQEAGLKTAVIGKSGSAYIQDYKRGGIILDEKMVYPLDLAKELQQAGYPLPKTTPIAYPQGSITLSTNNGDPTAFKPRKNLSDGITSDPTDTSGSPYCDANTYMMKVYLDYILPKKKPNLTLIWFRDPDSTEHAYGVGNPNYRSAMRCMDNLLGMLLNKLKELGIDNNTDIIIVSDHGHSNVSGPLNLFPLRSIGNAQVGAPDPNGYSVSGDVRLADLLTRAGFKAYDGNGCSYDPVMSGIKADGTTVYQTQVDPDGSVCGKPGQKYTTPSYKVPQNLPPDAIVIASNGGSEYIYVPSRNPDLVRKVVLFLQSREEFGAIFVDDRYGKIPGTLPMSMVRLENTAKRNPDIIVSYDYDENAVIQGFRGIEFESMFNLRGMHGSFSPIDVRNTLIAYGPDFKKGFRDKLPTGNVDVAPTVARILGISLLDADGRPLVEALVNSNEAVSGPTIDYIYSDKVSGIQMKLPTDPDGKDIDNAKSSFYVKLQIKKVVYNGRTYTYFDFAKGVRE, via the coding sequence ATGAGAAAAGGTTTTCTGTTTTTCCTAACAGTCTTTTTTCTTGTCTTTGCGGTATCGTGCGGTGGAGGCGGTGGCACTTCTTACGAGGGTCAAAAGAGAAATGTGATAATCTTTGTGTGGGATGGTTTGCGCCCAGACTCGATCAACCCCACAGACTTGCCCAACCTTTACAAACTGGCTCAAGAGGGCGTGTTCTTTGAGGATAACCACTCCACGTACCCCACCTTTACAATGATAAACGCATCCAGCTTTGCTACTGGTAGCTTTCCAGATAAGGTAGGCTTTTACGGAAACACTGTTTGGGCACCCGGCGCTAAGGGCAACAACTCTGCAGGCCAGCCTGTGGACTATAACCAACCTGTGTTCACAGAGGACTACGCCATACTGGATACTCTTAATGCCTACTACAACAACCAGCTTTTAATGGTAGCTACCCTTTTCCAGAAGGCTCAGGAGGCAGGGCTAAAGACTGCGGTTATAGGAAAGTCTGGCTCCGCATACATACAGGACTACAAGAGAGGTGGTATTATACTCGACGAAAAGATGGTGTATCCACTTGATCTTGCAAAGGAACTACAGCAGGCAGGATACCCACTTCCTAAAACAACACCAATAGCTTACCCTCAGGGTTCTATAACTCTCTCTACTAATAACGGAGATCCAACAGCCTTTAAGCCAAGAAAGAACCTGAGCGATGGCATTACCTCTGACCCTACAGACACATCGGGCTCTCCTTACTGCGATGCAAACACATACATGATGAAGGTTTACCTTGATTACATACTTCCAAAAAAGAAGCCAAACCTAACCCTCATATGGTTTAGGGATCCAGACAGCACCGAGCACGCCTACGGAGTGGGCAACCCTAACTACAGGTCTGCAATGAGGTGCATGGACAACCTCTTGGGGATGCTCCTTAACAAGCTCAAAGAGCTTGGCATAGACAACAATACAGACATAATAATAGTGTCTGACCATGGACACAGCAATGTATCAGGACCACTAAACCTTTTCCCTCTTAGGTCTATCGGCAACGCTCAAGTGGGTGCTCCTGATCCCAACGGCTACTCTGTATCTGGAGATGTAAGGCTTGCGGACCTGCTTACCAGAGCAGGTTTCAAGGCTTATGATGGAAATGGATGTAGCTATGACCCAGTGATGTCCGGCATAAAGGCGGATGGTACTACTGTATACCAAACTCAGGTAGATCCAGATGGTAGCGTATGCGGTAAGCCGGGTCAGAAGTACACCACACCCAGCTACAAAGTACCCCAAAACCTACCCCCAGATGCTATCGTGATTGCTTCTAACGGCGGAAGCGAGTACATATATGTGCCATCTCGTAACCCAGACCTTGTAAGAAAAGTGGTCTTATTCCTCCAAAGCAGGGAAGAGTTTGGAGCCATATTCGTGGATGATCGCTATGGCAAAATACCGGGCACTCTACCCATGAGCATGGTAAGACTAGAAAATACCGCAAAGCGCAACCCAGACATAATAGTCAGCTATGACTATGACGAGAATGCAGTGATACAAGGTTTTAGAGGCATAGAGTTTGAGAGTATGTTTAACCTGCGCGGTATGCACGGAAGCTTTAGCCCCATAGACGTGAGGAATACTTTGATAGCCTACGGTCCTGACTTTAAGAAAGGTTTCAGAGACAAGCTACCAACCGGCAATGTGGATGTAGCACCTACAGTAGCCAGAATACTGGGCATTAGCCTACTAGATGCAGATGGCAGACCTCTTGTAGAGGCACTTGTCAACAGTAACGAAGCTGTATCTGGACCTACTATAGACTACATATACTCTGACAAGGTAAGCGGTATTCAGATGAAACTACCCACTGACCCAGACGGGAAAGACATAGACAATGCCAAATCCTCTTTCTACGTAAAGCTTCAGATCAAAAAAGTAGTTTACAATGGCAGGACTTACACCTACTTTGATTTTGCCAAGGGGGTGAGGGAGTGA
- a CDS encoding prepilin-type N-terminal cleavage/methylation domain-containing protein codes for MLSYVLDLFCKDERLKGFTLTDLLIVIAIIAILAYLIIP; via the coding sequence ATGTTGAGTTATGTGCTTGATTTATTCTGCAAGGATGAACGGCTCAAAGGTTTCACTCTCACTGATCTACTCATTGTTATTGCCATCATAGCCATACTGGCATACCTGATCATACCTTAG
- a CDS encoding DUF499 domain-containing protein translates to MKPFASIAIPHDDVAQGRLTMDVFAADLWQVAKGTAKPDYQDPDLFVQKTYITRGLKHILNLAESRLKGMGGDAVIQLQTPFGGGKTHTLIALYHKSKEWNAKVAVLDGTALTADTRLWEDLERQLTGKVELTKGDTAPGKDALGKLLNQNAPVLILIDELLEHITKASGIKVGDSNLGSQTLAFIQELTGAVATIGNALLVLTLPSSSLEHFDENAERAFHQLQKIVGRVEKSHSPVEDDEIESVIRKRLFEYIDEKG, encoded by the coding sequence ATGAAACCTTTTGCAAGCATCGCCATACCCCACGATGATGTAGCACAGGGAAGACTCACTATGGACGTTTTTGCAGCAGACCTTTGGCAGGTAGCAAAGGGCACTGCAAAACCTGACTATCAGGACCCTGATCTCTTTGTCCAAAAGACATACATCACCAGAGGCTTAAAGCACATACTTAACTTAGCGGAATCAAGACTGAAGGGTATGGGTGGCGATGCGGTGATCCAGCTTCAAACACCCTTTGGTGGCGGAAAAACTCACACACTAATAGCACTCTATCACAAATCCAAAGAGTGGAACGCAAAGGTTGCAGTCTTAGATGGAACAGCCCTAACCGCAGACACTAGGCTTTGGGAAGATCTTGAAAGACAGCTTACGGGAAAGGTAGAGCTTACAAAAGGAGACACAGCACCCGGAAAGGACGCTCTTGGAAAGCTTCTGAACCAAAACGCTCCTGTGCTTATACTCATAGACGAGCTTCTTGAACACATAACCAAGGCATCTGGTATAAAGGTGGGTGATTCTAACCTTGGCTCTCAAACCCTTGCCTTTATTCAGGAACTCACTGGTGCGGTAGCAACGATAGGAAACGCTTTGCTTGTTCTTACACTTCCATCTAGCTCTTTGGAGCACTTTGACGAAAACGCAGAAAGGGCCTTCCATCAGCTACAAAAGATAGTTGGCAGAGTAGAAAAGTCCCATAGCCCTGTAGAAGATGACGAGATAGAAAGTGTGATAAGAAAAAGACTTTTTGAGTACATTGATGAAAAAGGATGA
- a CDS encoding DEAD/DEAH box helicase has protein sequence MIKEGYIIKGDFWPEPVKVEKVEKRGDHIRLLVRTIHTEKSTDHLFKIEELSGLEVINTDIDLSADPQEVFLVIEAMRFRYASLFDPLLAVNVSKIDPLPFQIEAVYGYILKQPHIRFLIADDPGAGKTIMAGLIIKELKLRGLVRRVLIVVPGHLKDQWRRELKEKFNETFVVLDRNTFNAHYGENPWEKNNQVITSIDFAKQDDILRSLSSVHWDLTIVDEAHKMSAYKYGDKVEKTQRYKYLIQITTLMQFLQIRPITTI, from the coding sequence GTGATTAAAGAAGGCTACATAATAAAAGGAGATTTTTGGCCTGAACCTGTTAAGGTTGAAAAGGTGGAGAAAAGAGGCGATCATATTCGGTTGTTAGTTAGAACCATTCACACGGAAAAAAGCACAGACCATCTGTTTAAAATAGAAGAGCTTAGCGGTTTAGAGGTCATTAACACGGATATAGACCTTTCTGCAGACCCACAAGAAGTGTTTCTTGTGATTGAAGCAATGCGTTTTAGATACGCATCTTTGTTTGATCCCTTACTTGCGGTGAATGTCTCAAAGATAGACCCTCTTCCCTTTCAAATAGAGGCAGTGTATGGCTATATTCTAAAGCAACCTCACATTAGGTTTCTTATAGCGGACGATCCTGGTGCTGGAAAAACCATTATGGCAGGGCTGATAATAAAGGAGTTAAAGCTAAGAGGGTTGGTTAGAAGGGTGCTCATAGTTGTACCAGGGCATCTAAAAGACCAATGGAGAAGGGAATTAAAGGAGAAGTTTAACGAAACATTTGTAGTCCTTGATAGAAACACTTTTAACGCTCATTATGGAGAAAATCCTTGGGAAAAAAATAACCAGGTTATCACTTCTATAGATTTTGCCAAGCAGGATGATATTTTGCGGAGTTTAAGCTCAGTGCACTGGGACCTAACTATAGTTGATGAAGCCCACAAGATGTCTGCATACAAATATGGAGATAAAGTTGAAAAAACTCAGCGCTACAAGTACCTTATCCAGATAACTACTTTGATGCAGTTTTTACAGATCCGCCCTATTACGACAATATAA
- the groL gene encoding chaperonin GroEL (60 kDa chaperone family; promotes refolding of misfolded polypeptides especially under stressful conditions; forms two stacked rings of heptamers to form a barrel-shaped 14mer; ends can be capped by GroES; misfolded proteins enter the barrel where they are refolded when GroES binds) produces the protein MAAKKVIYGEEARARLKSGVDKLANAVKVTLGPRGREVIIEKKWGTPVVTKDGVTVAKEIELKDPYENMGAQLVKEVASKTSDVAGDGTTTATVLAQAIFNEGLKAIASGANPMDLKRGIDKAVQVVVDEIKKLSIPVSGRKEIEQVATISANNDTNIGKIIADAMEAVGKDGVITVEESKSAETTLETVQGMQFDRGYLSPYFITNPDKMEAVLEEPYILIYEKKISNVKDLLPILEQVVRAGKPLLVIAEDVEAEALATLVVNHIKGVIRACAVKAPGFGQRRKDYLQDIAILTGGTAITEELGIKLESVTLDMLGRADKVIVDKDNTTIVGGKGSKEAIQARIEQIKKQILETTSDYDREKLQERLAKLSGGVAIIRVGAATEAELKEKKARVEDAVHATKAAVEEGIVPGGGVALVRASEALDNLKVDNPDQQLGIDIIKKACRTPVRQIATNAGFEGYVVLEKVLQLGKEKGKNWGFDAASGEYKDMVEAGIIDPTKVVRVAIQNAASVAGTMLTAEALVAEIPEEKKEKAPTPEMPELD, from the coding sequence ATGGCAGCAAAGAAGGTTATTTATGGAGAAGAAGCAAGAGCAAGGCTCAAATCTGGCGTTGATAAGCTTGCTAACGCGGTTAAGGTCACCCTGGGTCCAAGGGGTAGAGAGGTGATCATAGAGAAAAAGTGGGGTACTCCCGTTGTCACCAAAGACGGTGTTACAGTAGCTAAAGAGATAGAGCTAAAGGATCCCTATGAAAACATGGGTGCTCAGTTGGTAAAAGAAGTTGCTTCTAAGACTTCTGATGTGGCTGGTGATGGAACTACCACCGCAACTGTCCTTGCTCAAGCCATATTCAACGAAGGACTAAAAGCAATAGCATCAGGCGCAAATCCCATGGACCTCAAAAGGGGAATAGACAAAGCGGTTCAAGTGGTCGTAGACGAGATAAAGAAGCTCTCTATTCCCGTATCTGGCAGGAAAGAGATAGAGCAAGTAGCAACCATATCTGCCAATAACGATACAAACATAGGCAAGATCATAGCAGATGCCATGGAAGCTGTAGGAAAGGACGGAGTTATAACCGTTGAAGAATCCAAGTCTGCAGAAACGACCCTTGAAACAGTTCAAGGTATGCAGTTTGATAGGGGATACCTATCACCTTACTTTATAACAAATCCTGACAAAATGGAAGCTGTACTTGAAGAACCCTACATACTCATATACGAAAAGAAGATATCCAATGTAAAAGACCTACTCCCCATACTTGAACAAGTAGTAAGGGCAGGCAAACCTCTACTCGTCATAGCGGAAGACGTTGAAGCTGAAGCTCTGGCAACATTAGTGGTAAACCATATAAAGGGTGTTATAAGAGCTTGCGCTGTGAAGGCTCCTGGTTTTGGCCAAAGAAGGAAGGATTATCTGCAAGATATAGCCATTCTTACAGGTGGTACCGCTATAACTGAAGAGCTTGGTATAAAACTTGAAAGCGTGACCCTTGATATGCTCGGAAGAGCGGATAAGGTGATAGTGGACAAGGATAACACCACCATAGTGGGTGGTAAAGGTTCTAAGGAAGCCATACAGGCAAGGATAGAACAGATCAAGAAACAGATACTTGAAACTACATCAGATTACGATAGAGAAAAGCTTCAAGAAAGACTCGCAAAGCTCTCTGGTGGAGTTGCTATAATAAGAGTGGGCGCCGCTACAGAAGCTGAGCTTAAAGAAAAGAAAGCAAGGGTTGAGGACGCTGTACACGCTACAAAAGCAGCTGTTGAGGAAGGCATAGTTCCCGGCGGTGGTGTAGCGTTAGTAAGAGCTTCCGAAGCCTTGGATAATCTTAAGGTAGATAATCCAGACCAACAGTTGGGTATAGACATAATAAAGAAAGCTTGCAGAACACCTGTTAGACAAATAGCTACCAATGCAGGATTTGAAGGTTATGTGGTGCTTGAAAAGGTTCTCCAGCTTGGAAAAGAAAAAGGTAAAAACTGGGGATTTGACGCAGCATCTGGAGAGTACAAAGATATGGTTGAAGCTGGTATCATAGACCCCACCAAGGTGGTAAGGGTAGCCATACAAAACGCAGCGTCCGTTGCAGGCACCATGCTGACAGCAGAAGCCTTGGTGGCAGAAATACCCGAGGAGAAGAAGGAAAAAGCACCAACACCTGAAATGCCAGAGCTTGACTAA
- the groES gene encoding co-chaperone GroES, with translation MAKLRPLYDKIVVKRMEEQEQKTPSGIIIPDTAKEKPQIGEVIAVGDGKLLSNGQVVSPKVKKGDKVIFNKYAGTEVELDGEKYLIMSEDEILAIIE, from the coding sequence ATGGCTAAACTGAGACCACTGTACGATAAGATAGTTGTCAAAAGAATGGAAGAACAAGAGCAGAAGACACCTTCGGGCATTATCATACCAGATACCGCAAAAGAAAAGCCTCAGATAGGTGAGGTTATTGCTGTAGGTGATGGTAAGCTTTTAAGCAACGGACAGGTGGTCTCTCCCAAGGTGAAGAAGGGGGATAAGGTGATCTTCAACAAGTACGCTGGTACAGAAGTGGAACTTGATGGAGAAAAGTACCTAATAATGTCTGAAGATGAAATTCTTGCGATAATTGAGTAA